ATGATCCTTCAAATCCTCTTTATCTAGAATATTTTATAAACAAAAAATTTGTTCAAAACATCTCAGAGAAAGGAGAAATTCAAGTGTTCTTTGTTGATAAAAATTTCAACGAAAAAATGAAGATGAATATAAAAATTGATAAGGATGATATTAGACTATTAAAAAGGGAACTAGGAATTGGAAGTTAAATATATTCAAGAGAAGCTTAAAGAATTATATTTCGAGAAAGATTCAGAAAGAGGATTATATGCAACATTTACTTGGCTAGTTGAAGAAGTTGGTGAGCTTGCTGAAGCTCTTCTTTCTAAGGATAAAAACTCTATCGAAGAAGAATTAGCTGATGTTATTGCTTGGGCCATATCAGTAGCTAACTTAACTGGGATAGACGTAGAAGAAGCTTTAAGGAAGAAATACAAGATATAAGTAATGAATAAAGAGGAGTTCTTTAAGCTTCTTGAAGATAGTATTAGAGATAGTGTTCAGCGATATTATAGAAACTTAATATTTATACAAGATAAGGACTATTTAACACACTTAAGGGAAATTCTTGAACTTTACCTCAGAGTTAATCCTAACCCTTCTGTAGCTTATGCGTTTCATCCATGGGTTTCCGGAGCAAAAGATAGATTGCATGAGATAAAGAAAATAGTGAGTTTAACTGATATTGATTATTCATCTTCAGAAAGGTATCTTGGTTCAACATTCGATGTTGTCATTTTAGATTTAGTGGATAATTTCGAACCAAATTATATTGGTAGACTTGTAGACCTTATACGCGGTGGAGGAATAGGAATTCTTTATACTGATGATTTAAAAGAACACAAACTGTTTAGGAATTCTATAATAAGAAATGGCAAAATAAGAGATGTGTATGAGAATAGATTTCTAAGGAAATTGAATGAGCATGAAGGTATATTCATGATTATAAATTCAGACTATATCGCAAGGCCTTTTGATGGCGAAGTAAAGGAAAAGCCTTCTCCTCAAATACCTAAAAAACCTTCAATGCCAATTGAGTTGCATAAGCTTTGTATGAGTAAAGATCAAAACAAAGTACTTGAAAGTTTTAACTTTATCAGGGGAGGTTCAAGAAGAGTTCTAGTAATAACTTCAGCAAGAGGAAGAGGTAAAAGTGCTGTGACTGGATTAGGTTTAGCTGGATTAATCTCTAAGGTAGAAAAGAGAAGAAAGTTCAAAATAGTTATAACTGCTCCATCATCAACTGGAATATCACAACTAATGCTATTTTTAAAGAAAGGTTTAGACGCTTTATTAATTCCTTATAAGACAAAAGATTCAATTTATGGCTATCCACTTTCTATTGAAGGCCCCAATTTTAAAGTGTATTATGAAATACCGGAGGCTACATTAGAAGATGAAGGAGATTTATTAGTAGTAGATGAAGCTGCTGCAATAGGAATTGGTTATATTGACTCAGCATTAAAAGTTTGGAAAAAAGTGGTTTTAGTTACTACAGTCCATGGTTATGAAGGTTCTGGTAAAACATTTTTACGATACTTAAAAAAGATATTAAACTCAAGAAAGGTTGCCGTTAATTGGCAAGAAATGGTCAAACCACTTAGATATGCTGAAGGAGATCCTATTGAAAAGTGG
The nucleotide sequence above comes from Sulfurisphaera javensis. Encoded proteins:
- a CDS encoding tRNA(Met) cytidine acetyltransferase TmcA, producing the protein MNKEEFFKLLEDSIRDSVQRYYRNLIFIQDKDYLTHLREILELYLRVNPNPSVAYAFHPWVSGAKDRLHEIKKIVSLTDIDYSSSERYLGSTFDVVILDLVDNFEPNYIGRLVDLIRGGGIGILYTDDLKEHKLFRNSIIRNGKIRDVYENRFLRKLNEHEGIFMIINSDYIARPFDGEVKEKPSPQIPKKPSMPIELHKLCMSKDQNKVLESFNFIRGGSRRVLVITSARGRGKSAVTGLGLAGLISKVEKRRKFKIVITAPSSTGISQLMLFLKKGLDALLIPYKTKDSIYGYPLSIEGPNFKVYYEIPEATLEDEGDLLVVDEAAAIGIGYIDSALKVWKKVVLVTTVHGYEGSGKTFLRYLKKILNSRKVAVNWQEMVKPLRYAEGDPIEKWLYDTLLLDAEPEEPPEDVSHLLFETVSPEELFSDDKKLRQIYGILVTAHYRNNPNDLMIMADGVHHKIKALSTLDGKYVGLVQIADEGGLPDNLIDLALRGGTFDGDLIPDRLIKHVRLKEFGRMKGWRIVRIAVIQELQDMGLGSTMLKMVYEDAKEENIDWVGSAFMGDIRVLNFWIKNGFVPVHVSPRKNEKLGDYPVVVMKPISETAKKAIEVASMILKDKILNTLHDIYFSMDPEVARVILNGIKVHREVYVNKIYVDKILAFVQGVSPYESSADGIHMITLKYFWDAKRDWSLSPEQEIILIAKVLQGRPWRFTSSSLNSNRTTINELLYEAIAELLYRYYGLTPDSKGGLELKKLDDEFHKNEL
- a CDS encoding MazG nucleotide pyrophosphohydrolase domain-containing protein, yielding MEVKYIQEKLKELYFEKDSERGLYATFTWLVEEVGELAEALLSKDKNSIEEELADVIAWAISVANLTGIDVEEALRKKYKI